Below is a genomic region from Fusobacterium nucleatum.
CAAAAACAATATATGAAAAATAAATTAGAAATTGATCCTACTATTCTAAAAATAAAAAAAATTGTTGAAAGCAATAATTATGATGGTTGGATAATGTTAAATTTATATGCACAAGTCACACCTGAACCTAATGAACTTCATAAAAATGAAGATTTTGATATTTATTTACATAAAAAAAATATTAATATAATTAAAGAAATATTAAAAAATTATCCTAATGCTGATATATTAGCTTGTTGGGGAAATTTAATAAACAAAAGAGATTATTTAAAAAAAGTATGTTTAAAAGAAATTTTTGAAGTTACTAAAAATAGATGGGTTCATATAGAAAGTTTAACTAAAAAAGGAAATCCTAGACATCCATTATATGCTAGCATTGATGCAAATTTAGAAATTTTTAATATTGAAAACTATATAGAAAATTTATAAAAAATAAAGTGGATACTGTAAGTTTATCTTATACTACATTATCCACTTTTTTTCTAATTTATAAATTATTTTCCACTTTTAATATCTTTCCAAAATTGATCTATATTTTTTTCTTTGGCATCTCTTATTGCTTTTGGAATTTGATTATAAGGAGTTTCTCCAAGTAGGTTTCCATTTTCATCATAGTACTTCCAATTTCCCACTTCCTTATTTGCTTTCATTTGTCCACTCATCAGTAGTTTTCCATTTGGATAGTAATCTTCCCAAGGACCTTCAACATTTCCTGCTTCAAAATAGTATCTCATAAGAAGATTTCCATTTAAATAATATCTTTTAAACTCTCCATCTCTTTCACCATTTTTAAAGCTATCTACAATCGCAGCCTTATTAGTTGTTTTCCATCTTTTTTCAAAAGAAGTAGTTGAATTAGTAGTTTTTGATAAAACCATCATCATACCTCTAGCAGTTCTTTCTTCGTCAGTATAGATAGATGAACATGCAGAAAATAAAGTTAATGCTCCAATAGCTAATAATAACATTTTAAATTTTTTTCTCATATAAGTTCCCCTGTATTAATTTATTTAGTCATAATTCCCAATATAGTTTCATCAGTACCTTTCATACCACATTGAGCAAGTTCTCCAACATTTCTTATTGTTTCTTCAATATCTACTCCAACTATTCCATCACCAGATTTTAATACATCTTTATTTAAAGCAAGCATAGTTGCATCAAAAGCAGAGTAAATCCCAGAGGATATTTTCATTGCACATGAAGCCTTAGCACCATCACAAATAACACCTGATAGATTACCTAAGATATTAGTTATTGCATCACAAACCATTTCAAAACTTCCACCATGTAAGAATGTAAGAGCTGCAGCAACACCAGAAGAAGCACATATAGCTCCACAATAAGCAGAAAGTCTACCAACATTTGTTTTAACATGAATAGTTATAAGATGTGAAACAAATAGACCCCTTATTAATTCTTCTTCTGATAAATTTTTTTCAGCAACAAATTTAATTACAGGTAAAGAAGCTGTCATACCTTGGTTTCCACTTCCACTTGTTGTCATAACAGGTAAAGCACAACCACTCATTCTAGCATCACTACCAGCACTAGCATAACTAGCTGCCTTGTTTCTTACATCATTACCATAGATACCTTTTTCAATGTTATCAAGTATCATTTTTCCAATATTTACTCCATATTTTCCTTTTAAACCTTCTTCTGCTATTGCTGAATTATAGTTAATTACTTTTTGAAAAATTGGTTTTATCAAATCAATATCTATTGTTTTAGCCAAATCATAAATATATTTCACACTTAAAACTTTTCTATCAGTAAGAGATGAATTGAAATCCCCATCATTACAAATTTGACTTAATAAAACTTTATCATTTTTTAAAATTCTAGTTACATTAGTATGTGTATGTTTTATTTCTAAAAGTACATTATCTTCTCCATTTGAAATTTCTAATCTTATATATAATTTTATATCTCCTGGATAAACATGAGTTTTTATAATTTTTTTATCTAAAAAATCTCTTACTTCTTTTACTTGTTCATGTGTAGTGTCACTTATAACCATAAGTTCTTTTTTATCATCACCAGCTATCAAACCCATTGCAATAGCAGGTTCTATTCCAATCATTCCCTCACTATTAGGAATAGTAACACTTTTTACATTTTTTATTATATTTCCTGATAAGAAAACATCAACTTTATTTGGAACAGTTCCTAAAATTCTTCTTGCTTTTGCAGCTGCATATGATAGTGCTATTGGTTCTGTACAACCTTCTGCTGCCACAATTTCTTCTTCAAGAATTTTAAGGACTTTTTCAATTTTAGTTTCCATTTTATCCCCCTTATAAATTTAATTTTATAGTACATTATAAAATAAATTTTAAAAAAAGTATACCCTCTTCAAAAAAAATACGTTCATAATAATATTTACGATTTTTTATTTATTAGGAAAGTATAAATTTAAAGAGGTATAAATAATACAAATAGTATATATATACTAAATAAAAAATAGTATTTTTTTTGAGAAAAATCTTCAAAATAATTAAAAATTTGTATCACAAAAAGCTCTAATGAAAAATACTCATTAGAGAATTATTAGAAATAAATCTTATGTATGGTCCGTCCATACCAACCTGAGCTTACATATATTTCTTGTATATCCATCATAATTTTACAATAAGGACACATAAATGGATGTACACCAAATGTATCAATAGATTGTTTTACATAAAAAGAATATACAGATTTAGAAAAACTTTTTTTGTATTTCTTAACTATATTTCTCAATTTTGCTGTAATATTGCGCCCATAAAATCCAAATCTATTAATCATTTTAAAATTTTTTGGAGGTAAATGGATGAGAATTTGTTGAACAAATTTATCTATATCCATAGTTACATATTTTTTCTTTTTGTCATCAGCTAAATCATTAAAGAAAAAAGTAACTTTTTCATTATCATAATAAGTAATTTTGTATTCAGCAATAGGAGCACGAGCGAGATATCTACCTAAATATTTTACAATTCCTTTAGGTGAATTAACATCACCAGAGCCTACATTAAAGAATAATCTTTTATCTTCTTTGTATAATTTAGAAACAGCTTTTTGAGCAAGATTTTTAATTTTAAGATTAGGATAATTACCATTTTGAACAATATTAAGCACAAGATACTTTCATTGCCCAGCAATAGAGGGAACATGAAAGTAGTCTAACTTTTTAAAAGTGAAATTTTTGGTAAAACCGCCAAGAGAAACAAGAGCATGTATATGTGGATTCCATTTTAAATCTCTGCCAAAAGTATGAATAACAGTAATAAGTCCATAATGAACAATATCAGAATTAGTAAAATAATTAGGAGAAGATTTAGGAACTTTAAATTTCCGTGCGATTTTTTTGTGCATATTATGAAATTGATATTTCATAACTTCATTAACAGCCTTAGCAAGTTTAGAGAGTAAAGTTCTATCATAAGAGAAGAAAGCTCTTAATTCTTCAGGAATCGTAAAAAGAATATGCCTGTGAGGAATATTAAGAATATCATTAATCATTTTTTGAGTCCAAGTAGCAGAGTATTTAAAACCACAAGAAGGACAAAGTCTAGATTTACAAGTAATAGGAATAGTATGGTAATGACCACACTCAGTACAAGTATATTTAATGAAGCCAGCTTTAATATCGCGACAAATCAGAAATTTGTTGATAGAAGCTTTAATATATTCAAAATGTTGTTGAGTTAAAAAAGGGTTGATAAAATTAAGAATATGTGATAAATTAACTAGGGATAGTATTTCTTTAATCATGAGATATTACTCCTTTCTGTAAGTTTTGGTGCAAATAAATTTTACAGAAAAAGAGAGCCAATTGCAAAAGATTTTTTTAAAATCTGCAATTGGCTTTTTTTTATATTGCTTTTTGTTTGAGAAAAGTATATAATTTAGGAAAGAAATAAACTTTATTATATTCTATATGGAGGGATACTATGGAAAAAGAAAAAAAAGGAGATACTCTGATAATTAAGTTAGTTCTTGGAGTTATAGCTGGAATAATTATAGGATTAATTTCAAATGAACAAGTAATTTCTATAATTTTACCAATTAAATTTTTCTTAGGAGAATTAATATTCTTTGTTGTACCATTTATTATAATTGGATTTATTGCACCTGCAATAACTCAATTAAAATCGAATGCTAGTAAGATGCTATTAACTATGTTAGGTTTATCTTATTTATCATCTGTAGGAGCTGCACTTTTCTCTGCAACTGCTGGATATGTATTGATACCTAAATTAAATATTGTTTCTAGTGTTGAAGGATTAAAAGAATTACCTGCAATTTTATTTAAGGTTCAAATTCCACCAGCAATTTCAGTAATGGGAGCTTTGGTATTGGCATTACTTATGGGACTTGCTGTTGTATGGACTAATTCAAAGAGAACAGAAGAATTATTAAATGAATTTAACAATATTATGTTAACAATAGTAAATAAAATAATAATTCCTATATTACCAATATTTATAGCAACAACATTTGCAACTCTTGCTTATGAAGGAAGTATTACAAAACAATTACCAGTATTCTTAAAAGTAATTGTAATTGTTTTAATTGGTCACTATATTTGGATTACAATTTTATATACTATTGGTGGTATCATTTCTGGAAAAAATCCTTGGTCTTTATTAAAACATTACGGACCAGCATATATGACAGCTGTTGGTACAATGTCATCAGCTGCTACTTTACCAGTTAGCTTAAAATGTGTAAAAAAATCTGGTGTCTTAGATGAAGAAATAACTAACTTTGCTATTCCATTAGGTGCTACTACTCACCTATGCGGTTCTGTTTTAACTGAAACATTCTTTGTTATGGTGGTTTCTAAAATATTATATGG
It encodes:
- a CDS encoding DUF1643 domain-containing protein; its protein translation is MKNKLEIDPTILKIKKIVESNNYDGWIMLNLYAQVTPEPNELHKNEDFDIYLHKKNINIIKEILKNYPNADILACWGNLINKRDYLKKVCLKEIFEVTKNRWVHIESLTKKGNPRHPLYASIDANLEIFNIENYIENL
- a CDS encoding toxin-antitoxin system YwqK family antitoxin — encoded protein: MRKKFKMLLLAIGALTLFSACSSIYTDEERTARGMMMVLSKTTNSTTSFEKRWKTTNKAAIVDSFKNGERDGEFKRYYLNGNLLMRYYFEAGNVEGPWEDYYPNGKLLMSGQMKANKEVGNWKYYDENGNLLGETPYNQIPKAIRDAKEKNIDQFWKDIKSGK
- a CDS encoding serine dehydratase subunit alpha family protein produces the protein METKIEKVLKILEEEIVAAEGCTEPIALSYAAAKARRILGTVPNKVDVFLSGNIIKNVKSVTIPNSEGMIGIEPAIAMGLIAGDDKKELMVISDTTHEQVKEVRDFLDKKIIKTHVYPGDIKLYIRLEISNGEDNVLLEIKHTHTNVTRILKNDKVLLSQICNDGDFNSSLTDRKVLSVKYIYDLAKTIDIDLIKPIFQKVINYNSAIAEEGLKGKYGVNIGKMILDNIEKGIYGNDVRNKAASYASAGSDARMSGCALPVMTTSGSGNQGMTASLPVIKFVAEKNLSEEELIRGLFVSHLITIHVKTNVGRLSAYCGAICASSGVAAALTFLHGGSFEMVCDAITNILGNLSGVICDGAKASCAMKISSGIYSAFDATMLALNKDVLKSGDGIVGVDIEETIRNVGELAQCGMKGTDETILGIMTK
- a CDS encoding dicarboxylate/amino acid:cation symporter, translating into MEKEKKGDTLIIKLVLGVIAGIIIGLISNEQVISIILPIKFFLGELIFFVVPFIIIGFIAPAITQLKSNASKMLLTMLGLSYLSSVGAALFSATAGYVLIPKLNIVSSVEGLKELPAILFKVQIPPAISVMGALVLALLMGLAVVWTNSKRTEELLNEFNNIMLTIVNKIIIPILPIFIATTFATLAYEGSITKQLPVFLKVIVIVLIGHYIWITILYTIGGIISGKNPWSLLKHYGPAYMTAVGTMSSAATLPVSLKCVKKSGVLDEEITNFAIPLGATTHLCGSVLTETFFVMVVSKILYGDVPPVGTMVLFIILLGIFAVGAPGVPGGTVLASLGLIISVLGFDETGTALMITIFALQDSFGTACNITGDGALALILNGIFKKKQTN